Proteins from a single region of Sneathiella aquimaris:
- the ilvC gene encoding ketol-acid reductoisomerase — protein MRVYYDSDADVNLIKGKNVVIVGYGSQGHAHANNLKDSGVANVAVALRADSGSVKKAEGAGLKVMTPAEAAAWGDVIMMLTPDELQADIYEQDLAPNMKPGAALVFAHGLNVHFNLIEPKADMDVFMIAPKGPGHTVRSEYQRGGGVPCLVAVHQDASGNALDIALSYASAIGGGRAGIIETSFKEECETDLFGEQAVLCGGLVELIRAGFETLVEAGYAPEMAYFECLHEVKLIVDLMYEGGIANMNYSISNTAEYGEYVTGPRIITPETKAEMKRVLDDIQTGKFTRDFMLENKVRQPFLKATRSLNDAHQIEEVGAKLRSMMSWIGENAMVDKSKN, from the coding sequence ATGCGCGTTTATTATGACAGCGATGCAGACGTTAATCTGATCAAAGGAAAAAATGTTGTCATCGTTGGCTATGGTAGCCAGGGCCATGCCCATGCAAATAACCTGAAAGACTCAGGGGTTGCCAATGTGGCTGTTGCCCTGCGTGCAGATAGTGGTTCTGTTAAAAAAGCAGAAGGTGCTGGTCTGAAAGTGATGACACCTGCGGAAGCTGCCGCTTGGGGTGATGTTATCATGATGTTGACGCCAGATGAACTGCAGGCTGACATCTATGAACAGGATCTGGCGCCAAACATGAAGCCAGGCGCGGCTCTTGTTTTTGCTCATGGTCTGAATGTTCACTTTAATCTGATTGAACCAAAAGCAGACATGGATGTTTTCATGATTGCACCAAAAGGCCCTGGACATACCGTTCGTTCTGAGTATCAGCGCGGTGGTGGTGTTCCTTGTCTGGTTGCTGTTCATCAGGACGCCTCTGGGAATGCGCTGGATATTGCACTTTCTTATGCCTCTGCGATCGGTGGTGGCCGTGCAGGTATCATTGAAACATCGTTCAAAGAAGAATGTGAAACTGACCTGTTTGGTGAGCAAGCTGTTCTTTGTGGTGGCCTTGTCGAACTGATCCGGGCTGGATTTGAAACACTGGTTGAAGCTGGCTACGCACCAGAAATGGCATATTTTGAATGCCTGCATGAAGTGAAACTTATTGTCGATCTCATGTATGAAGGCGGCATTGCCAACATGAATTACTCTATTTCAAATACAGCCGAATACGGTGAGTATGTGACGGGTCCTCGTATCATTACGCCAGAAACAAAAGCGGAAATGAAACGGGTTCTGGACGATATTCAGACCGGTAAATTTACCCGTGATTTCATGCTGGAAAATAAAGTTCGCCAGCCATTCCTCAAAGCAACCCGTTCTTTGAACGATGCTCATCAGATCGAAGAAGTTGGCGCCAAATTGCGTTCCATGATGTCTTGGATCGGTGAAAATGCGATGGTTGATAAGTCTAAAAACTAA
- a CDS encoding cache domain-containing protein encodes MFKKLMMLTTLVFMVAMGTAHADGKKDTVVSMLDAAAAHFSKVGKEQAYKDFSVKGGDFYKGEFYIAAYGMDSKLNEFHAVNPKLVGKNLMKLKDIDGKLILVEMYKVADEKGSGWVDYKWPHPETKKIAQKQTYIKVVGDVFLMIGYYE; translated from the coding sequence ATGTTTAAAAAATTGATGATGCTCACCACATTGGTTTTCATGGTTGCGATGGGAACTGCCCATGCAGATGGTAAAAAAGACACCGTTGTTTCCATGCTTGATGCGGCGGCCGCCCATTTTTCCAAGGTTGGAAAAGAGCAGGCCTACAAAGACTTCTCCGTAAAAGGCGGTGATTTCTATAAAGGTGAATTCTACATTGCAGCTTATGGCATGGACAGCAAACTAAATGAATTTCATGCTGTTAATCCGAAGCTTGTCGGTAAAAACCTGATGAAACTGAAAGACATCGACGGGAAACTCATTCTTGTTGAAATGTACAAAGTTGCTGATGAAAAAGGGTCCGGCTGGGTTGACTACAAGTGGCCTCACCCGGAAACAAAGAAAATTGCACAGAAGCAGACTTACATTAAAGTTGTCGGCGATGTGTTCCTGATGATCGGATATTACGAATAA
- the ilvN gene encoding acetolactate synthase small subunit, producing MIQKTEIHRHTIAVLVDNEFGVLSRVVGLFSGRGYNIESLTVAKVDEDENLSRITIVTTGTLMVIEQIKAQLERLVPVSRIADLTLDGPSVEREMALVKVEGAGDKRVEALRIADIFRARPVDTTATSFVFEVTGVRGKVKEFINLMGKLGRTEVCRTGIVAVKRGHDTIHKTK from the coding sequence ATGATACAGAAAACTGAAATTCACCGGCACACGATTGCGGTTCTCGTTGATAATGAATTCGGCGTTTTGTCGCGAGTTGTTGGCTTGTTCTCAGGCCGTGGCTACAATATCGAGAGCCTGACAGTGGCAAAAGTGGACGAGGATGAAAACCTTTCCCGGATCACAATCGTGACAACTGGAACATTGATGGTTATTGAGCAAATCAAAGCGCAGTTGGAACGCTTGGTTCCGGTCAGCCGGATTGCTGATTTGACATTGGATGGACCAAGTGTTGAACGGGAAATGGCACTTGTGAAAGTTGAGGGCGCAGGGGACAAACGCGTTGAAGCTCTGCGGATTGCCGATATCTTTCGGGCTCGGCCTGTTGATACAACGGCGACGTCTTTCGTTTTTGAAGTGACAGGCGTGAGGGGCAAGGTAAAAGAGTTTATTAATCTGATGGGCAAACTGGGCCGCACAGAAGTGTGTCGTACAGGGATCGTCGCGGTAAAACGCGGACACGATACCATTCACAAAACCAAATAA
- a CDS encoding rod shape-determining protein: MFSKMLGMLSADMAIDLGTANTLVYVKGRGIVLNEPSVVAIIHRQGKKQVLAVGDEAKMMLGRTPGNIEAIRPLRDGVIADFEIAEEMIKHFIQKVHNRRSFARPQVIICVPSGSTAVERKAIRDSAENAGAREVFLIEEPMAAAIGAGLPVTEPTGSMVVDIGGGTTEVAVLSLGGIVYAKSVRVGGDKMDEAIIAYIRRNHNLLIGESSAERIKKTIGSACPPEDGNGETMEVKGRDLMNGVPKELVISQRQIAESLAEPVGAIIEAVKVALEHTAPELAADIVDKGIVLTGGGGLLGNFDYVLRHATGLPVSIADEPLSCVAIGTGRALEEIKALRHVLSGDN, encoded by the coding sequence ATGTTTTCCAAAATGCTCGGCATGCTTTCCGCTGACATGGCAATCGATCTCGGTACAGCGAACACCCTTGTATATGTAAAGGGACGCGGCATCGTTTTGAACGAACCGTCAGTCGTTGCCATTATTCATAGGCAAGGAAAGAAACAGGTTCTGGCTGTTGGTGATGAAGCGAAAATGATGCTGGGTCGTACGCCTGGAAACATTGAAGCCATCAGACCATTGCGCGACGGTGTGATTGCCGATTTTGAAATTGCCGAAGAAATGATCAAGCACTTCATTCAAAAAGTGCACAATAGACGGTCATTCGCAAGACCACAGGTTATTATCTGCGTGCCATCCGGTTCAACTGCTGTTGAGCGCAAGGCAATCCGGGATTCAGCAGAAAATGCAGGGGCCCGAGAAGTATTTCTGATCGAAGAACCCATGGCAGCCGCAATCGGCGCCGGTCTTCCCGTGACGGAACCAACCGGTTCAATGGTTGTTGATATTGGCGGTGGCACAACAGAGGTGGCTGTTTTGTCTCTGGGGGGTATCGTCTATGCGAAAAGCGTGCGTGTTGGCGGTGACAAGATGGACGAAGCCATCATCGCCTACATTCGCCGAAATCATAATCTATTGATTGGTGAAAGCTCGGCAGAACGTATTAAGAAAACCATCGGTTCAGCCTGTCCTCCGGAAGATGGAAATGGCGAAACCATGGAAGTTAAAGGCCGGGATTTGATGAACGGCGTGCCGAAGGAACTTGTGATCAGTCAGCGACAAATCGCTGAAAGCCTTGCGGAGCCGGTTGGGGCCATTATCGAGGCGGTTAAAGTCGCCCTCGAACATACAGCGCCAGAACTTGCGGCGGATATCGTTGATAAAGGCATCGTTTTGACGGGTGGCGGCGGATTGCTCGGCAATTTCGATTATGTTCTTCGTCACGCAACGGGCCTTCCGGTTTCAATCGCTGATGAGCCGCTATCATGCGTTGCTATAGGAACAGGGCGTGCCCTTGAAGAAATCAAGGCACTGCGCCATGTTCTAAGTGGAGATAACTAG